The Nocardioides ochotonae genome segment GAGGGCCAGGAGCACCAGCACGAGGGGCAGGGCCCGCGGGCCGCGGTGGCCGCGCGCCTCGCACCCGGCGGGCACCGCGCCGCCCGGCGCCGGGCCGGCACCGGCCTCGGGGGCGGGCAGGTCGGTGAAGACCGGAGCCAGCTCGCCCTGGGTGCGCGCCGCCCAGATGCGCTCCAGGCGCTCGGCGTGCTCGTCGGCGTCGAGGCGCCCCTCGACGTAGTGCGCGGCCAGTGCGTCCGCCGCACGCTGCCGCTCGGCGTCGCCGATGCGCAGGCGGGCGGCCTCCATGGCGCTCACGACCGCTCACCGCCGTCGCTGTGCCCGTCGCCGGTGCCGTCCGCCTCGGGGCTGCCGGCGGGGTCGGTGGCGTCCGGCGCGTCCGGGGCGCCGTCGGCGCCCTCGGGGTCGGCCAGCACGCCGTACAGCCGGCGGCGCGCGTCGACGAGGATCTCGATGGCCGCGGCCTTCTGCTGCGGCGTACCGGTGGTGACCACCTGCCAGACCGCGCTCATCACCTGCCCGATCTCGGGCTTCAGGTCGGTGCCGCCGGGCTGGGTCTCCCCGTCCCGGTCGGAGCCCGCGTGCGAGGTGT includes the following:
- a CDS encoding DUF1707 SHOCT-like domain-containing protein, which produces MEAARLRIGDAERQRAADALAAHYVEGRLDADEHAERLERIWAARTQGELAPVFTDLPAPEAGAGPAPGGAVPAGCEARGHRGPRALPLVLVLLALALVLRAPVLLGLAALAVAFVIARRRRGPGRAGQPPSLRSSM